One genomic window of Globicephala melas chromosome 8, mGloMel1.2, whole genome shotgun sequence includes the following:
- the SSRP1 gene encoding FACT complex subunit SSRP1 has protein sequence MAETLEFNDVYQEVKGSMNDGRLRLSRQGIIFKNSKTGKVDNIQAGELTEGIWRRVALGHGLKLLTKNGHVYKYDGFRESEFEKLSDFFKTHYRLELMEKDLCVKGWNWGTVKFGGQLLSFDIGDQPVFEIPLSNVSQCTTGKNEVTLEFHQNDDAEVSLMEVRFYVPPTQEDGVDPVEAFAQNVLSKADVIQATGDAICIFRELQCLTPRGRYDIRIYPTFLHLHGKTFDYKIPYTTVLRLFLLPHKDQRQMFFVISLDPPIKQGQTRYHFLILLFSKDEDISLTLNMNEEEVEKRFEGRLTKNMSGSLYEMVSRVMKALVNRKITVPGNFQGHSGAQCITCSYKASSGLLYPLERGFIYVHKPPVHIRFDEISFVNFARGTTTTRSFDFEIETKQGTQYTFSSIEREEYGKLFDFVNAKKLNIKNRGLKEGMNPSYDEYADSDEDQHDAYLERMKEEGKIREENANDSSDDSGEETDESFNPGEEEEDVAEEFDSNASASSSSNEGDSDREEKKRKQLKKAKMAKDRKSRKKPVEVKKGKDPNAPKRPMSAYMLWLNASREKIKSDHPGISITDLSKKAGEIWKGMSKEKKEEWDRKAEDARREYEKAMKEYEGGRGESSKRDKSKKKKKVKVKMEKKSTPSRGSSSKSSSRQLSESFKSKEFVSSDESSSGENKSKKKRRRSEDSEEEELASTPPSSEDSASGSDE, from the exons ATGGCAGAAACACTGGAGTTCAACGACGTGTATCAGGAGGTGAAAGGCTCCATG AATGATGGTCGGCTGAGGTTGAGCCGCCAGGGCATCATCTTCAAGAATAGTAAGACCGGCAAAGTGGACAACATCCAGGCTGGGGAGTTGACGGAAGGTATCTGGCGCCGAGTAGCTCTGGGCCACGGACTTAAACTGCTCACGAAGAACGGACATGTCTACAAGTACGACGGCTTCCGGGAGTCG GAGTTTGAGAaactctctgatttcttcaaaaCTCACTATCGCCTGGAGCTCATGGAGAAGGACCTCTGTGTGAAGGGTTGGAACTGGGGAACAGTGAAGTTTGGTG GGCAGCTGCTTTCCTTCGACATTGGCGACCAGCCGGTCTTCGAGATACCTCTTAGCAACGTGTCCCAGTGCACCACAGGCAAGAATGAGGTGACCCTGGAATTCCACCAGAATGACGATGCAGAGGTCTCTCTCATGGAGGTGCGCTTCTATGTGCCTCCCACCCAGGAGGATGGCGTGGACCCCGTTGAG GCCTTTGCCCAGAACGTGCTGTCGAAGGCGGATGTGATCCAGGCCACTGGAGACGCCATCTGCATCTTCCGGgagctgcagtgtctgactccccgAGGCCGTTATGACATCCGTATCTACCCCACCTTTCTGCACCTGCACGGCAAGACCTTTGACTACAAGATCCCCTACACCACAGTGCTGCGTCTCTTTCTGCTGCCCCACAAGGACCAGCGCCAGATGTTTTTTGTG ATCAGCCTGGATCCCCCCATCAAGCAGGGCCAAACCCGCTACCACTTCCTCATCCTCCTCTTCTCGAAGGACGAGGACATCTCCTTGACTCTCAACATGAACGA GGAAGAGGTGGAGAAGCGCTTTGAGGGGCGGCTCACCAAGAACATGTCAGGGTCCCTCTATGAGATGGTCAGCCGGGTCATGAAAGCCCTGGTGAACCGCAAGATCACAGTCCCAGGCAACTTCCAAGG GCACTCGGGGGCCCAGTGCATCACCTGCTCCTACAAGGCCAGCTCGGGGCTGCTGTACCCACTGGAGCGGGGCTTCATCTACGTCCACAAGCCACCTGTGCACATCCGCTTCGATGAGATCTCCTTTGTCAACTTTGCCCGTGGTACCACCACCACTCGTTCCTTTGACTTTGAAATTGAGACCAAGCAGGGCACTCAGTATACCTTCAGTAGCATTGAGAG GGAGGAGTATGGAAAACTGTTTGATTTTGTCAATGCAAaaaaactcaacatcaaaaaccgAGGATTGAAAGAG GGCATGAACCCCAGCTATGATGAATACGCCGACTCCGACGAAGACCAGCACGATGCCTACTTGGAGCGGATGAAGGAGGAGGGCAAGATCCGGGAGGAGAATGCCAACGACAGCAGTGATGACTCAGGAGAAGAAACCG ATGAGTCATTCAACCCAGGtgaagaggaggaggatgtgGCAGAGGA GTTTGACAGCAACGCCTCTGCCAGCTCCTCCAGTAATGAGGGTGACAGTGACCGGGAAGAGAAGAAACGGAAGCAGCTTAAAAAGGCCAAGATGGCCAAGGATCGCAAGAGTCGCAAGAAGCCCGTGGAG GTAAAGAAAGGCAAAGACCCTAACGCCCCCAAAAGGCCCATGTCTGCCTACATGCTGTGGCTCAACGCCAGCCGAGAGAAGATCAAGTCAGACCATCCTGGCATCAGTATCACGGATCTTTCCAAGAAGGCGGGCGAGATCTGGAAGGGAATgtccaaagagaagaaagag gaGTGGGATCGCAAGGCTGAGGATGCCAGGAGGGAATATGAAAAAGCCATGAAAGAATATGAAGGGGGCCGGGGTGAGTCTTCCAAAAG GGATAagtcaaagaagaagaagaaagtaaaggTAAAGATGGAGAAGAAATCAACACCCTCTAGGGGCTCGTCATCCAAGTCTTCGTCAAGGCAGCTGAGTGAGAGCTTCAAGAGCAAAGAGTTTGTGTCTAGCGATGAGAGCTCTTCAGGAGAGAATAAGAGCAAAAAGAAGAGGAGGCGGAGTGAG GACTCTGAAGAAGAGGAACTAGCCAGTACTCCCCCCAGCTCCGAAGACTCGGCGTCAGGATCTGATGAGTAG